From Humisphaera borealis, the proteins below share one genomic window:
- a CDS encoding ABC transporter permease encodes MSPVWLTLGGLFVLPLLGIFVLSFARTGELGFAEPFEDAGQLWRHVGSGDFIDHYARSFERGPLRILLRSIWIAALTTLLCVLVAYPVAYYIAVRAPARFRSLLLMLAILPFWTSFVIRTYAWMVILRPEGLINTLLMKLGVVSEPLPLLYNELAVLFGLVYGELPFMILPLYASLEKLDRSLLEASNDLGAGGWGTFWSVTLPLSMPGLVAGSVLVFIPSVGQFVVSDMLGGSRSLLIGNLIQSQFAGHGTVGDRPFGAALAFQLSAVVLLIVWMYASWAKRRGEQVM; translated from the coding sequence ATGTCGCCCGTCTGGCTGACGCTGGGTGGATTGTTCGTGCTTCCTCTGCTGGGGATCTTCGTGCTCAGCTTCGCCCGCACCGGAGAACTGGGATTCGCCGAGCCGTTCGAGGATGCCGGCCAGCTCTGGCGACACGTCGGGTCGGGGGATTTCATTGACCACTACGCGAGGTCCTTCGAGCGCGGGCCGCTGCGAATCCTGCTCCGATCGATCTGGATCGCAGCCCTGACGACATTGCTGTGCGTGCTGGTCGCTTATCCGGTCGCGTATTACATCGCCGTCCGCGCGCCTGCCCGATTTCGATCCCTGCTCCTGATGCTGGCGATCCTCCCTTTCTGGACGAGCTTCGTCATCCGGACTTACGCCTGGATGGTCATCCTTCGACCGGAGGGACTGATCAATACACTGCTGATGAAGCTCGGGGTGGTCAGCGAGCCGCTCCCGCTCCTGTACAACGAACTGGCCGTCCTGTTCGGCCTCGTGTACGGCGAACTGCCGTTCATGATCCTTCCGCTGTATGCCTCGCTGGAGAAACTCGACCGCTCGCTGCTGGAAGCGTCGAACGATCTTGGTGCCGGCGGGTGGGGAACGTTCTGGAGCGTCACGCTCCCGCTGAGCATGCCCGGCCTTGTCGCCGGCTCGGTGCTGGTGTTCATCCCTTCGGTCGGGCAGTTCGTCGTTTCAGACATGCTCGGGGGTTCGCGAAGTCTGCTGATCGGAAATCTGATCCAGAGTCAGTTCGCCGGTCACGGCACCGTCGGCGACCGGCCCTTCGGGGCGGCGCTGGCGTTCCAATTGTCGGCGGTGGTGCTGCTGATCGTCTGGATGTACGCCAGTTGGGCGAAGCGGCGTGGCGAGCAAGTCATGTGA
- a CDS encoding response regulator, translating into MDQPNILIVEDHLDLARAMTALLRKAGFSVSYATDTLKASQAMNLVIPAMMILDVNIPKSGGLDFLQAMRVHDKLSNVPVVIYTAIDDPQLRERARKLGAVDYVVKGALDGASIARLVRKHIRPSSTGATLLGSPIELGAGTTLPQ; encoded by the coding sequence ATGGATCAGCCGAACATATTGATTGTCGAAGACCACCTCGATCTGGCAAGGGCGATGACCGCCCTGCTTCGTAAGGCCGGATTCTCAGTTTCTTACGCAACCGATACGCTCAAGGCGAGCCAAGCAATGAACCTTGTCATTCCCGCGATGATGATTCTGGACGTCAATATCCCGAAGAGCGGCGGGCTCGATTTCCTGCAGGCGATGCGCGTTCACGACAAGCTTTCGAATGTGCCTGTGGTGATCTACACGGCGATCGACGACCCGCAGCTCCGCGAGCGGGCCCGAAAGCTGGGGGCGGTGGATTACGTTGTCAAAGGGGCGTTGGACGGCGCTTCGATCGCACGCCTGGTTCGCAAACACATTCGACCCTCCTCGACCGGCGCGACATTGCTGGGCTCCCCCATTGAACTCGGTGCGGGTACAACGCTGCCGCAGTGA
- a CDS encoding glutamate-5-semialdehyde dehydrogenase encodes MSSDWPAYVQNLGKSARRASQQLATLTDAVRSRTLRTIAAALRDQTAALLAENAKDIEAAKQAELAAPLIARLQLTEKKVAAMAEGVEQIAAQVDPVGQTIEGYNRPNGLRIEKRRVPLGVVLFFYESRPNVTSDAAALCIKSGNAIILRGGKEAFHSNRKIVQIVADALKASEIDPAAVQFVESTDRTLVPLLLKQDKYIDLVIPRGGESLIRLVVKESTIPVLKHFTGNCHIYVDKATAGMEQQVVDICLNAKLSYTAACNAVEHLLFHKDVAPALLPKVCAALAAKGVEIRGDDRARSLFTAAKAATPEDWDTEYLALIAGVKVVDSLDEAVAHINEHGSHHTDAILTTDLSAANRFVQQVDSASVMINSSTRFADGGEYGLGAEIGISTDKMHARGPMGAMDLTTYKWVVTGAGHVR; translated from the coding sequence ATGAGCAGTGACTGGCCCGCTTACGTTCAGAACCTGGGCAAATCGGCCCGTCGGGCGTCGCAGCAACTGGCGACGCTGACCGATGCGGTGCGCTCGCGCACGCTTCGTACGATCGCCGCGGCGCTGCGCGACCAGACCGCCGCACTCCTGGCGGAGAATGCCAAAGATATTGAAGCGGCGAAGCAGGCGGAACTGGCCGCGCCGTTGATCGCGCGGCTGCAGCTGACGGAAAAGAAGGTCGCTGCGATGGCCGAAGGCGTCGAGCAGATCGCCGCCCAGGTCGATCCCGTCGGCCAGACGATCGAAGGGTACAACCGCCCGAACGGGCTGCGGATCGAGAAACGCCGGGTACCGCTGGGCGTCGTGCTGTTCTTCTACGAGAGCCGCCCGAATGTGACCTCCGACGCCGCGGCGCTGTGCATCAAGAGCGGCAACGCGATCATTCTGCGCGGCGGCAAGGAAGCGTTTCACTCGAACCGGAAGATCGTGCAGATCGTCGCCGACGCCCTGAAGGCCAGCGAGATCGATCCCGCCGCGGTGCAATTCGTCGAGTCGACCGACCGCACTCTGGTGCCACTTCTGCTGAAGCAGGACAAGTACATCGACCTGGTGATTCCGCGCGGCGGCGAGTCGCTCATTCGGCTGGTGGTGAAGGAATCGACGATTCCCGTCCTGAAGCACTTTACCGGCAACTGCCACATTTACGTCGACAAGGCGACGGCCGGCATGGAGCAGCAGGTCGTCGATATCTGCCTGAATGCCAAGCTGTCTTACACAGCGGCCTGCAACGCGGTCGAGCATCTTCTGTTCCACAAGGATGTCGCGCCGGCGCTGTTGCCGAAGGTCTGTGCGGCGCTGGCGGCGAAGGGTGTTGAGATCCGCGGCGACGACCGGGCGCGGTCTCTTTTCACGGCAGCTAAAGCTGCCACGCCGGAAGACTGGGACACGGAGTACCTTGCGCTGATCGCCGGTGTGAAGGTGGTCGATTCGCTGGACGAAGCCGTCGCGCATATCAACGAGCACGGCAGCCATCACACCGACGCCATCCTGACCACCGACCTCTCGGCCGCGAACCGATTCGTACAGCAGGTGGACTCGGCGAGCGTGATGATCAACTCCAGTACCCGCTTTGCCGACGGCGGCGAGTACGGCCTGGGGGCCGAGATCGGCATCAGCACCGACAAGATGCACGCCCGCGGCCCGATGGGGGCGATGGACCTGACGACCTACAAGTGGGTTGTGACGGGTGCAGGGCATGTGCGGTAG
- a CDS encoding YbbR-like domain-containing protein, whose translation MPDPSSIIEQTAAEPAAPRPDEVPLKGKKRPSRTVAFVRGWIDEHLSREKVSSVVKTLLWVIPLTILIWIYAERQELAGVPGVTIPVEIVSNDPTKVFSIQSPASKLIVVKLVGPRAAVEQAQKLFNPLNGNPPAKILYDSPLDNASQRIASVRIREDKRLADLGVTVESPEPAEIKFYVDQLVEKEYRVEVADPRRFGSPPKFTPETVKVRGPSRVLNNPATTIRIEADIAAAMGRAPASDEPVQLSDVKLNVIGGDTANIALSPPAVAAIVTPVKAKEDTLPTVRVMIAAPKLVLDRYLIETVPSGVETIPNVLVSGPEELVNRLKDNSPVAFVEVSPAVLTEGEADVPIRYNLPPGVVLKDERKTLRIRATPR comes from the coding sequence ATGCCTGATCCTTCCTCCATCATCGAACAGACCGCCGCCGAACCGGCCGCCCCGCGACCGGACGAGGTGCCGCTCAAAGGCAAGAAACGTCCGAGCCGCACGGTGGCGTTCGTTCGTGGCTGGATTGACGAACACCTCTCCCGCGAGAAGGTGTCGTCCGTAGTCAAGACCCTGCTCTGGGTCATCCCTCTGACAATCCTCATCTGGATCTATGCCGAGCGGCAGGAACTGGCCGGCGTTCCCGGCGTGACGATCCCCGTGGAGATCGTCTCGAACGACCCCACGAAGGTTTTCTCGATCCAATCGCCGGCGAGCAAGCTGATCGTTGTGAAGCTTGTTGGCCCTCGCGCGGCCGTGGAGCAGGCGCAGAAGCTGTTTAACCCGCTCAATGGCAATCCGCCGGCGAAGATCCTCTACGACTCTCCGCTGGACAACGCTTCTCAGCGGATCGCTTCGGTGCGTATCCGCGAGGACAAGCGACTGGCGGATCTTGGCGTAACAGTCGAGAGCCCCGAACCGGCGGAGATCAAGTTCTACGTCGATCAGCTTGTGGAGAAGGAATATCGCGTCGAAGTGGCCGACCCGCGGCGGTTCGGGTCGCCGCCTAAGTTCACTCCGGAAACAGTGAAGGTTCGCGGTCCGTCCCGGGTGCTGAACAATCCGGCTACCACGATTCGAATCGAGGCCGATATCGCCGCCGCGATGGGCCGGGCACCGGCGTCGGATGAGCCGGTCCAGCTCAGTGACGTCAAACTGAACGTGATCGGTGGCGACACCGCCAACATCGCCCTGAGCCCGCCCGCGGTCGCCGCGATCGTGACGCCCGTCAAAGCCAAGGAAGATACGTTGCCCACGGTGCGCGTGATGATCGCGGCACCCAAGCTGGTGCTCGACCGCTACCTGATCGAAACCGTCCCGTCGGGCGTCGAGACGATCCCGAATGTGCTCGTCTCCGGACCCGAGGAACTGGTGAACCGGCTCAAGGACAATTCGCCAGTCGCGTTTGTGGAAGTGAGCCCGGCGGTCCTGACCGAGGGCGAGGCGGACGTGCCGATCAGGTACAACCTGCCGCCCGGGGTGGTCCTCAAAGATGAACGAAAAACACTGCGTATCCGTGCCACACCCCGATAA
- the cdaA gene encoding diadenylate cyclase CdaA gives MIASLFNLQDFFRSLRNYEWWRVAIELLLIGVVVYWVVGFLRGTRGARMLRGIAFVLITLYLIVGLLADQAGLERLKFLYEKFLLGASFAIVIAFQPELRRALIRLGEQLPIIRGRSERFSEDIEALVEAATFLSRRKIGAVIAIERDTPIVPNADENGTMIDAKLTADLLNTIFWPNSPLHDLGVIIAGGRVAFAGVQFPMAESGELERELGARHRAAVGMSQDSDAVVVVVSEETGDISIAERGQLIRKLMPDGLRGLLTELLGRGTQGGFFRKAP, from the coding sequence ATGATTGCGTCCCTCTTCAACCTCCAAGACTTCTTTCGCTCGTTGCGCAACTACGAGTGGTGGCGGGTCGCGATCGAGCTGCTCCTGATTGGGGTGGTCGTCTATTGGGTAGTCGGTTTTCTACGAGGCACCCGCGGTGCCCGCATGCTCCGTGGGATCGCGTTCGTCCTGATCACGCTGTACCTGATCGTCGGCTTGCTCGCCGACCAAGCCGGCTTGGAGCGGCTCAAGTTCCTGTACGAAAAGTTCCTGCTCGGTGCGTCGTTCGCGATTGTGATTGCGTTCCAGCCGGAACTGCGGCGGGCGCTGATTCGGTTGGGGGAGCAGCTACCGATCATTCGCGGTCGCAGCGAGCGGTTTAGTGAAGATATCGAGGCACTGGTCGAGGCGGCGACTTTCCTGAGCCGCCGGAAGATCGGGGCGGTGATCGCGATCGAGCGCGATACCCCGATCGTCCCGAACGCCGACGAAAACGGCACGATGATCGACGCGAAGCTCACGGCCGACCTGTTGAATACGATCTTCTGGCCCAACAGCCCGCTGCACGATCTGGGCGTCATCATCGCCGGCGGACGGGTGGCGTTTGCCGGGGTGCAGTTTCCGATGGCCGAGAGCGGCGAACTGGAGCGCGAGTTGGGCGCTCGGCATCGCGCTGCGGTCGGCATGAGCCAGGACAGCGATGCCGTGGTCGTTGTCGTCTCGGAAGAGACAGGCGATATCAGCATCGCCGAGCGCGGACAGCTGATCCGCAAATTGATGCCCGACGGTCTGCGCGGCCTGCTGACGGAACTGCTGGGCCGGGGTACGCAAGGCGGCTTCTTTCGCAAAGCGCCTTGA
- the folP gene encoding dihydropteroate synthase, whose amino-acid sequence MGILNVTPDSFSDGGLYVNPQSVAEVAGQMIEQGVDLIDVGGESTRPGSRPVSEAEQIRRIEPAIRAVAGLGDIVISIDTTRAAVAKAALQAGADMVNDISGGRDDQALLPLVAGAGVPIALMHMQGTPATMQIDPRYQDVTAEVISFLVERAAAAESAGVARHRILLDPGLGFGKTYEHNLTLLRRLPELAKPGRPLLIGPSRKGFIGKATGVADPMQRQFGTAATIAWAVANGAAVVRVHDVGPIAQVVRMVRAIEGFCD is encoded by the coding sequence ATGGGGATTCTGAACGTCACGCCCGATAGTTTCAGTGATGGGGGACTGTACGTTAACCCCCAATCCGTCGCGGAAGTCGCCGGGCAGATGATTGAGCAAGGTGTTGATCTGATCGATGTCGGGGGGGAATCGACGCGTCCCGGGTCGCGGCCCGTTTCAGAAGCCGAGCAGATTCGACGCATCGAGCCGGCGATCCGAGCCGTCGCCGGTCTGGGCGATATCGTCATCTCGATCGACACCACGCGGGCCGCCGTTGCCAAAGCAGCGCTGCAGGCTGGTGCCGACATGGTGAATGACATCTCCGGCGGTCGGGACGACCAGGCCCTCCTGCCGCTTGTCGCGGGTGCCGGCGTACCCATTGCGCTCATGCACATGCAGGGCACGCCGGCCACCATGCAGATCGACCCGCGCTATCAGGATGTCACGGCCGAAGTGATATCGTTCCTGGTCGAGCGGGCGGCCGCCGCCGAATCCGCCGGTGTGGCCCGACATCGAATTCTTCTCGATCCCGGCCTGGGCTTCGGCAAGACCTACGAGCACAACCTTACCCTGCTCCGGCGATTGCCCGAATTGGCGAAGCCGGGGCGTCCGCTGTTGATTGGTCCCAGCAGGAAGGGTTTTATCGGCAAGGCGACCGGAGTGGCCGACCCCATGCAGCGGCAATTCGGAACCGCGGCGACAATCGCCTGGGCCGTGGCAAACGGAGCAGCGGTCGTGCGTGTCCACGATGTCGGACCCATCGCTCAAGTCGTTCGCATGGTGCGGGCGATAGAGGGATTCTGCGATTGA
- a CDS encoding GNAT family N-acetyltransferase — MAQADIIIADEKLIPQAVEIYNAIFRPRREVDFFKRRFMGRYNCLTLIAKMDDKPVGFWIGFELKPGMFYHWMGGVLPNVRRHGVARQLLEAQQAWSKDHGYEYLRCECMNEQREFMHFMIAMGFDIVGMRWDSTYASNMLVFEKNLLE; from the coding sequence GTGGCCCAGGCCGACATCATTATCGCCGACGAAAAACTCATCCCGCAGGCCGTAGAGATCTACAACGCGATCTTCCGTCCCCGGCGTGAAGTGGACTTCTTCAAGCGCCGGTTCATGGGGCGTTACAACTGCCTCACGCTCATTGCCAAGATGGACGACAAGCCGGTGGGGTTCTGGATCGGGTTCGAGCTCAAGCCGGGGATGTTCTACCACTGGATGGGCGGGGTGCTCCCCAATGTGCGTCGCCACGGCGTGGCACGGCAGCTGCTCGAAGCGCAGCAGGCCTGGTCGAAGGATCACGGGTACGAATATCTGCGCTGCGAATGCATGAACGAGCAGCGGGAGTTCATGCACTTCATGATCGCGATGGGGTTCGACATCGTTGGCATGCGTTGGGATTCGACCTACGCGAGCAACATGCTGGTGTTCGAGAAGAACCTGCTGGAGTAG
- a CDS encoding Gfo/Idh/MocA family protein gives MADRLRWGILGTGNIARQFAVGVNASKHGVLTAVASRDGAKAAAFAAANGVAANGVAASLGDYRGLLRRDDVDAVYVSLPNSMHHDWTIAALEAGKHVLCEKPFAVTTAEARAMFAAADAHRRVLMEAFMYRCHPQTLAVQRAVADGVIGRVTQVRASFCYRTSKIAGNVRFDPALAGGALMDVGCYCISLGHLFCGPATDGSATGNLHPTGVDDLCTGWLKYAGGAVASFTCGTGTQANNTAYICGTDGFIEIPVPWKPPVPAGEFVIAHATPPKQDFAGGGAPPPPPRRVVTVPFEGDLYGIEADDFASSVWTGGSPRVTRAETMEVCRWIERFRAQIGLAY, from the coding sequence ATGGCGGACCGACTTCGTTGGGGCATTCTGGGAACCGGCAACATCGCCCGGCAGTTTGCGGTGGGCGTGAACGCGTCGAAACATGGCGTTCTGACGGCGGTTGCATCCCGGGATGGGGCAAAGGCGGCGGCGTTCGCTGCGGCAAACGGGGTGGCGGCCAATGGGGTGGCGGCGTCGCTCGGCGATTATCGCGGGCTGCTTCGCCGGGATGATGTCGATGCCGTCTATGTCTCACTACCCAACTCGATGCACCACGACTGGACGATCGCGGCGCTCGAAGCCGGAAAGCACGTACTTTGCGAAAAGCCCTTTGCCGTCACGACCGCCGAGGCCCGGGCGATGTTCGCCGCCGCCGATGCCCATCGTCGGGTGCTGATGGAGGCGTTCATGTACCGTTGTCATCCGCAAACACTGGCGGTCCAGCGTGCCGTCGCCGACGGTGTGATCGGTCGGGTCACGCAGGTCCGTGCCAGTTTCTGCTATCGGACGAGCAAGATCGCCGGAAACGTGCGTTTCGACCCGGCGCTTGCGGGTGGCGCGCTGATGGACGTCGGCTGTTATTGCATCAGCCTGGGTCACCTGTTCTGCGGGCCGGCGACCGACGGCTCGGCGACGGGCAACCTGCACCCGACCGGCGTGGACGACCTTTGCACCGGCTGGCTCAAGTATGCCGGCGGGGCGGTGGCGAGCTTCACCTGTGGAACGGGCACGCAGGCCAACAACACCGCATACATCTGTGGCACCGACGGTTTCATCGAGATCCCCGTCCCCTGGAAGCCCCCGGTGCCCGCCGGCGAGTTTGTCATCGCCCACGCGACGCCCCCGAAACAGGATTTTGCCGGCGGCGGCGCCCCGCCACCCCCGCCACGCCGGGTCGTCACCGTCCCTTTCGAGGGTGACCTTTACGGCATCGAAGCCGACGATTTTGCCAGCAGTGTCTGGACCGGCGGCTCCCCCCGGGTCACACGCGCCGAGACGATGGAAGTCTGCAGGTGGATTGAACGCTTCAGGGCTCAGATCGGGCTGGCGTACTGA
- a CDS encoding RNA polymerase sigma factor, with amino-acid sequence MDRPAQLQFRDLVLAELPAVHRLAVYLCRSREIAEDLVQETYLRVFKSAGTYRETDLGPRPWLFKILHNVWRTRAGRRTEVAAAADELAEQTAAPQSVPLELDWENVDQRVKKAVEQLPDNYRDVLLLWAVEEMKYREIADITGIPIGTVMSRLFRARQLLAESLADVAVERGL; translated from the coding sequence TTGGACCGCCCTGCTCAGCTCCAGTTCCGCGACCTGGTACTGGCCGAACTCCCGGCCGTGCACAGGCTTGCAGTCTATCTGTGCAGATCGCGCGAGATCGCTGAAGACCTGGTCCAGGAAACCTACCTGCGGGTGTTCAAGTCTGCCGGTACCTACCGCGAAACGGATCTCGGTCCTCGACCCTGGCTGTTTAAGATCCTGCACAATGTCTGGCGAACCAGGGCCGGTCGGCGAACGGAGGTTGCGGCAGCGGCCGATGAACTGGCAGAGCAGACCGCGGCCCCGCAATCGGTCCCGCTGGAACTAGATTGGGAAAACGTAGACCAGCGCGTCAAGAAAGCGGTCGAGCAGCTTCCCGACAACTACCGCGACGTCCTGCTGCTCTGGGCCGTTGAGGAGATGAAGTACCGCGAGATCGCCGACATCACCGGCATCCCAATCGGCACCGTAATGAGCCGGCTGTTCCGGGCGCGCCAATTGCTCGCAGAATCGCTCGCGGATGTCGCGGTCGAACGAGGGCTGTGA
- a CDS encoding anti-sigma factor family protein, whose product MPDPTDNLDATQRLMAFADGELNAAQQLEAMRAVAADTDAAKVVEQEIRLRQAVARTLSAGPGPSEALQRSVAALAFQMPAATTAEPSSVARRWVPLGVAAAIALLAGGTLIGRFALQPDRPTIATHPDRDVLPANYIAAATQIHVRCSRGVEHHPHGGWPKTLVSIEEPVKQYVNNNSQHYPDLSSIGFKYLGCGPCGRPEETGVHLLYRSTAGTDTLSLFIEPFTNQVDLAPGTCCYSRTSDVHPVLVWRTQNLVFFMVGNAKAAVESARTAMKLPEPI is encoded by the coding sequence ATGCCAGACCCCACCGACAACCTCGATGCGACGCAGCGCCTGATGGCGTTTGCAGACGGGGAGCTGAACGCTGCCCAGCAGCTCGAGGCGATGCGCGCCGTCGCGGCCGACACCGACGCGGCAAAGGTCGTTGAGCAGGAAATCCGCCTCCGCCAGGCCGTCGCAAGAACGCTATCGGCCGGGCCGGGCCCAAGCGAAGCATTGCAGCGATCGGTGGCGGCGCTGGCGTTCCAGATGCCCGCCGCCACGACCGCAGAACCCTCGTCGGTGGCCAGACGCTGGGTGCCGCTAGGCGTTGCCGCAGCGATCGCCCTGCTGGCCGGCGGGACGCTGATCGGGCGGTTCGCCCTTCAGCCCGATCGGCCGACCATCGCCACGCACCCTGATCGTGACGTTCTCCCCGCGAATTACATCGCCGCCGCGACGCAGATCCACGTCCGCTGCTCCCGCGGCGTGGAACACCATCCGCACGGCGGTTGGCCGAAAACACTCGTGTCGATCGAGGAGCCGGTCAAGCAGTACGTCAACAACAACAGCCAGCACTACCCCGACCTGAGCAGCATCGGCTTCAAGTACCTCGGCTGTGGTCCCTGCGGTCGTCCGGAAGAAACCGGCGTTCATCTGCTCTATCGCAGCACAGCCGGAACCGACACCCTGAGCCTGTTCATCGAGCCTTTCACCAACCAGGTTGATCTCGCCCCCGGGACCTGCTGCTACAGCAGGACGTCCGACGTCCATCCCGTCCTCGTCTGGCGCACGCAGAACCTGGTGTTCTTCATGGTCGGCAACGCAAAAGCGGCGGTCGAAAGTGCCCGCACGGCGATGAAGCTGCCGGAACCGATTTGA